In Pygocentrus nattereri isolate fPygNat1 chromosome 26, fPygNat1.pri, whole genome shotgun sequence, one genomic interval encodes:
- the eif4bb gene encoding eukaryotic translation initiation factor 4Bb gives MAASAKKKNKKGKTLTLTDFLAEDTGSSAPHYYPPVKATSWADETDDFDGEVSTSWHTEEDAHRAPPIDRSLLPTAPRAAREPNIDRSRLPRSPPYTAFLGNLPYDVSEESIKDFFRGLAISAVRLPREPSNPERLKGFGYAEFDDVDSLLRALTLNEENLGNRRIRVDIADQSNDKERDGGMMSGRDRGRGGDSGPDKTDSDWRARPSAEQDDGPRRNDDYGEKSRDRYESDRHRDGPWRDDRYGGRDRYDDRDRRDRYDDRDRRDRYDDRDRRDRYDDRGSRDYDRGGYESRGGGRWAFGSGFRRDFDDRRDEDRSERREERGPLQRPKLNLKPRSIPKEEEPSGATSPQTVTANPSRSASIFGAAKPVDTAAKEREVEERLKKEQERLQRQLEEDKSRPPERRPRDRDPSWRSEVTASEQERTASDSTDPGGSKRHQSEQSENEVFSGQEDAPASPGSHPLSSSDLGALPLKAMPAPPPKENAWAKRSVGGSSSTGPSAGPTGSSALKQSSSSELAEDPVSGRDENRMDGIGKERGVSQGRGGGAGRGGGWGRGDGPNRDGPNRDGRREPTDRKEIKREKESRPAPEPKKYEETAPPKFSSASKYAALLNDGDQGEEEDGED, from the exons ATGGCGGCATCAG ctaagaagaagaataagaagggCAAGACTCTAACTCTCACTGACTTCCTTGCGGAGGATACTGGAAGTTCTGCGCCACACTATTACCCACCTGTGAAAGCAACCAGTTGGGCAGATGAGACTGATGACTTTGATGGAGAAG TGTCTACTTCCTGGCATACAGAGGAAGACGCACATCGTGCACCACCCATCGATCGCTCCCTCCTGCCAACAGCTCCTCGTGCAGCCCGGGAGCCGAACATTGACCGCTCACGTCTGCCCCGCAGCCCCCCCTACACCGCCTTCCTTGGTAACCTGCCCTATGACGTCAGTGAAGAGTCCATTAAAGATTTCTTCAGAGGCCTGGCG atcagtgcagtgaggtTGCCAAGGGAGCCGAGTAATCCAGAGAGGCTAAAGGGCTTCGGCTACGCTGAGTTCGACGATGTCGACTCACTCCTTCGTGCCCTTACCTTAAATGAAGAG AACCTTGGGAACAGGAGAATTCGAGTAGATATTGCAGATCAGTCCAATGACAAAG AGAGAGATGGTGGTATGATGTCGGGACGGGATCGGGGCAGAGGAGGTGACAGTGGCCCTGATAAGACGGATTCTGATTGGAGAGCTCGGCCCAGCGCGGAGCAGGATGATGGACCACGAAGAAATGATGATTATGGGGAGA AGTCACGTGACCGGTATGAGTCTGATCGACACAGGGATGGTCCATGGCGTGATGATCGCTATGGTGGTAGAGATCGCTACGACGACCGGGACCGCAGGGATCGCTACGATGACCGGGACCGTAGGGATCGCTATGACGACCGAGACCGCAGGGATCGTTATGATGACCGAGGCAGCAGAGACTATGACCGTGGAG GTTATGAATCTCGCGGTGGAGGTCGCTGGGCGTTTGGTAGTGGCTTCAGACGTGACTTTGATGACAGGCGAGATGAAGACCGCAGTGAGCGACGTGAGGAGAGAG GCCCTCTACAGAGACCCAAACTGAACCTGAAACCACGCAGCATCCCAAAAGAGGAGGAGCCAAGTGGTGCCACCTCGCCCCAAACCGTCACGGCCAACCCCAGCCGATCTGCCTCCATATTTGGAGCTGCCAAACCTGTGGATACAGCTGCCAAGGAGCGTGAAGTAGAAGAGAGGTTGAAGAAGGAACAGGAGCGACTGCAGAGACAGCTGGAGGAGGACAAAAGCAGACCTCCAGAAAGACGACCACGAGATCG GGACCCCAGCTGGCGCAGTGAGGTGACAGCCAGTGAGCAAGAACGCACAGCAAGTGACTCCACAGATCCTGGAG GTTCTAAACGTCACCAGAGTGAACAGTCAGAGAATGAAGTGTTCAGTGGCCAAGAGGATGCACCTGCTTCCCCAGGCTCCCACCCACTGTCGTCCTCCGATCTTGGAGCTCTCCCACTGAAAGCGATGCCAGCTCCTCCCCCTAAGGAGAATGCATGGGCTAAACGGAGCGTAGGGGGCAGCTCAAGTACTGGACCTTCAGCTGGTCCTACCGGTAGTAGTGCTCTTAAACAGAGCAG CTCTTCGGAGTTGGCAGAGGACCCAGTATCTGGCAGAG ATGAAAATCGCATGGATGGTATAGGCAAGGAGAGAGGCGTGTCGCAGGGAAGAGGGGGAGGGGCTGGAAGAGGAGGAGGTTGGGGTCGAGGAGATGGACCCAACAGAGATGGACCTAACAGAGATGGGCGACGAGAACCCACAGACAG GAAAGAAATTAAGCGAGAGAAAGAGTCCAGACCAGCACCAGAGCCAAAGAAATATGAGGAGACTGCACCACCG AAATTCAGTTCAGCCAGTAAGTATGCTGCCCTGTTGAATGATGGTGACCaaggagaggaggaagatgGTGAGGATTAA